The following are encoded in a window of Roseimaritima ulvae genomic DNA:
- a CDS encoding DUF1499 domain-containing protein — translation MLDQLKRSPIQQRKRKWAWGVLAVGTASLLWMAWFIDDWSRDFTTNTAVTDPTATNPDMQPLVVERSPQQLAEAVEQWVATAPQWQLEDRQAIDEGLRLHLTRRTRLFHFTDDIHVVIIGDTKTQQSTLSVHSQSRIGKGDLGQNPRNIQQLIQAVRKVVD, via the coding sequence ATGCTCGACCAATTAAAACGTTCCCCAATTCAGCAGCGTAAACGCAAATGGGCTTGGGGGGTACTGGCGGTCGGCACCGCGAGCCTGCTCTGGATGGCTTGGTTTATCGACGACTGGAGCCGCGACTTCACCACCAACACGGCGGTCACCGACCCCACGGCGACCAACCCCGACATGCAGCCCCTGGTCGTCGAACGCTCGCCACAGCAACTGGCCGAAGCCGTCGAGCAATGGGTTGCCACGGCACCGCAGTGGCAATTGGAAGACCGCCAAGCAATTGACGAGGGCCTGCGACTGCATTTAACTCGCCGCACGCGACTGTTTCACTTTACCGACGACATCCACGTCGTCATCATCGGCGACACGAAAACCCAGCAAAGCACGCTCTCGGTGCACAGCCAATCCCGCATCGGCAAGGGCGACCTAGGTCAAAACCCCCGCAACATCCAACAGCTAATCCAAGCCGTCCGCAAGGTCGTCGATTGA